One segment of Rhodopirellula baltica SH 1 DNA contains the following:
- the tssK gene encoding type VI secretion system baseplate subunit TssK has product MQNLAVHWHEGLFLRPHHLQAWDRHWQESQAAASRWQNPYSYGLASISINADALALGFFQLDGVRAKMPEGTLVELAVGETTERVDLRAGFAVSGATSSTSATPDAAHETIPVGGGDSVDVFLAVPRLQLGVSNVAEGDQAEGARFRQLQIHVPDETDGASVEPVLFRRVNAVLKLSTEDLTGYDVLRIARVKRGTVGGAIAELDERYVPPLMDCAAWSQMRQRFLRPIHDMMMLKIELLSQLVNDRSVRMDAEQPGDLQRILMLQTLNQAAAVLGVLNQSSGVHPWNAYVELSRVAGGLDLFGETRSLQAIAAYDHDAIGPLFQELRRRIESRIASVGQNAYQQRFFIGAGLGMQVSLDPQWLTSDWQCVLGVRRGKLSAAGLDKLLSPGFLDWKMGSARQVETLYSKRAMGLELKPLREVPRVLPSQSDWSFFEISGRGPAWTDVLDTGTIALRIREQLIDDPQQLAGNQTLKVRMDAHTASLQFAIFATKRSDSV; this is encoded by the coding sequence CATTGGCAGGAAAGCCAAGCGGCGGCTTCGCGCTGGCAGAACCCCTACAGCTATGGACTGGCGAGCATCTCAATCAACGCCGATGCGCTCGCGTTGGGCTTTTTCCAACTCGACGGCGTCCGAGCCAAAATGCCTGAGGGCACGTTGGTGGAATTGGCTGTGGGAGAAACAACCGAACGAGTCGACCTGCGGGCTGGATTTGCCGTTTCCGGTGCCACTTCCTCGACTTCGGCAACACCGGACGCTGCTCACGAAACCATTCCGGTTGGCGGCGGCGACAGCGTCGACGTGTTCCTTGCCGTTCCTCGGTTGCAGCTTGGTGTTTCCAACGTGGCCGAAGGCGATCAAGCCGAAGGAGCCCGTTTTCGACAACTTCAAATTCATGTTCCTGACGAAACCGATGGTGCCAGCGTTGAGCCCGTACTGTTTCGCCGCGTCAACGCCGTCCTCAAACTTTCGACCGAAGATCTGACCGGCTACGACGTCTTGCGGATCGCCCGCGTTAAACGAGGCACGGTTGGCGGAGCGATCGCAGAATTGGATGAACGATACGTCCCACCGTTGATGGACTGTGCCGCATGGTCGCAAATGAGACAGCGATTTCTGCGGCCGATCCACGACATGATGATGCTCAAGATCGAACTGTTGTCGCAGCTCGTCAATGATCGCAGCGTTCGAATGGACGCCGAACAACCCGGTGATCTTCAACGCATCTTGATGCTTCAAACGCTCAACCAAGCTGCCGCGGTTCTGGGTGTTCTGAATCAATCCAGCGGCGTCCATCCGTGGAACGCTTACGTGGAACTCAGTCGTGTCGCCGGCGGATTGGATCTGTTTGGTGAAACACGATCTTTGCAGGCGATCGCCGCTTACGATCACGATGCAATCGGCCCGCTGTTCCAAGAATTGCGACGAAGAATTGAATCGCGAATCGCGTCGGTCGGCCAGAACGCCTACCAACAACGCTTCTTCATCGGAGCAGGTTTGGGCATGCAGGTCAGCCTGGACCCGCAATGGTTGACAAGCGATTGGCAGTGCGTTTTGGGCGTGCGTCGTGGCAAACTCTCCGCCGCGGGACTCGACAAGCTGCTCTCGCCTGGTTTCCTCGATTGGAAAATGGGCAGTGCCCGACAAGTCGAAACGCTGTACAGCAAACGCGCGATGGGATTGGAACTGAAACCATTGCGAGAAGTCCCGCGAGTCTTGCCGTCTCAATCGGACTGGAGCTTCTTCGAAATCAGCGGCCGCGGTCCGGCCTGGACCGACGTGTTGGACACCGGCACGATCGCACTTCGAATTCGCGAGCAATTGATTGATGATCCGCAACAACTGGCGGGCAATCAAACCTTGAAGGTTCGCATGGACGCCCACACCGCATCACTGCAGTTCGCAATTTTTGCGACCAAGCGATCGGATTCAGTGTGA
- a CDS encoding DotU family type IV/VI secretion system protein translates to MNESLEQFADDYTECVLELIDRLHADEPLDPVAIHQSLSQRLTEARQSHHHDDRWEEAMYALVSLTDELLLEMPWSGRSWWNDHVLEASLFGSRDCSERFYQMAAVASRDSSTGVLRVFHDCVLLGFRGVYSIPGLSEATTKELGIPATLELWLEKTQHQLSSDAAEVDIPARLHRSLSGAAPNTTRRSIVWWTVAAATMLIANITMYTLSAGK, encoded by the coding sequence ATGAATGAATCACTCGAACAATTTGCCGACGACTACACCGAATGTGTGCTGGAACTGATCGACCGACTGCACGCCGACGAGCCCTTGGATCCCGTTGCCATTCACCAGTCCTTGTCGCAGCGTTTGACGGAGGCAAGGCAAAGTCATCATCACGATGATCGCTGGGAAGAGGCCATGTACGCGTTGGTCTCTCTGACCGACGAGTTGTTGCTGGAAATGCCATGGTCCGGTCGATCATGGTGGAACGATCACGTGTTGGAAGCCAGCCTGTTTGGTTCGCGTGATTGCAGCGAACGCTTCTATCAAATGGCCGCGGTCGCCAGTCGTGACTCTTCGACCGGCGTTTTGCGAGTCTTCCATGACTGCGTCCTGCTGGGATTCCGTGGTGTGTACTCGATTCCGGGATTGTCAGAAGCCACGACGAAAGAGCTGGGCATTCCGGCAACGTTGGAACTGTGGCTGGAAAAGACACAGCATCAACTCAGCAGCGACGCTGCCGAGGTGGATATTCCGGCGCGTCTGCACCGATCCCTGAGCGGAGCGGCACCGAACACGACACGACGAAGCATCGTTTGGTGGACGGTCGCGGCGGCAACAATGTTGATCGCCAACATCACGATGTACACGCTTTCGGCGGGAAAGTAA
- a CDS encoding type VI secretion system protein, protein MSDDATPSLKDRLKSRLNVSLAAMVAALVGVGLLVLAAAAWLVYSIDPTRIAWGDYMTLQRGVWLLVLWALSCVVTYVTVRIWMADMPLGDARVRAGWKSGMQLLSQHSVGLNQIPCFLVLGCETRHQQEAWLGSEGAPVSQSTSEGSPAIDWHLSKDRLLIFCRDIGVYGTLLRSGTSDEHAEQPKSIPDHVAEASALTSDANTSEKPASDNDESSPADSPGDDAANESAAEPLATGGNPAAVAVAQPQTQTAKAQATSVTHAMQSLERADRLVQDAQSIRPMAQPTRAIPDSLSSVRTTQSQQELSDLCARLRAERFPHAPINGTLVMVDSRMIAESGSSPGESGRKIGRAIRRDLDQMQSELGIASPVTMMIAENDHPDDYKELQRRLRMVEQQSSVALGKPFVSEEIPTGEAMNQLANDTIREIENRVKQVFQVPRSLTQPQNHRLVRVLIQCRRWRSSLRSLMVESCAANPVDMSSSHSGGVSEVNAPIVSGLFVASPGDRSSKSNGSKGYFFESVVAHMIDQQNHLTWTSEERQAWRRHQRFATSLMVVTGILIALFLSQLWMLLRPIVLA, encoded by the coding sequence ATGTCCGATGACGCGACGCCCAGTCTGAAAGATCGCCTGAAATCGCGACTGAACGTGTCGTTAGCAGCCATGGTTGCCGCGTTGGTGGGAGTCGGTCTGCTCGTCTTGGCCGCGGCAGCTTGGTTGGTTTACTCCATCGACCCAACGCGAATTGCCTGGGGCGACTACATGACGCTTCAGCGTGGTGTGTGGTTGCTGGTTCTTTGGGCACTTTCCTGCGTGGTCACTTATGTGACGGTACGCATTTGGATGGCCGACATGCCTCTCGGCGACGCTCGAGTTCGCGCCGGCTGGAAATCGGGCATGCAATTGCTGTCGCAGCATAGCGTGGGACTCAATCAAATCCCTTGCTTCTTGGTGTTGGGTTGTGAAACACGTCACCAACAAGAAGCGTGGCTCGGATCCGAAGGGGCTCCCGTCTCTCAATCGACGTCCGAAGGGTCCCCCGCGATCGACTGGCATTTGTCCAAAGATCGCTTGCTGATCTTTTGCCGAGACATTGGTGTGTATGGAACACTCTTGCGAAGCGGAACGTCGGACGAACACGCCGAGCAGCCAAAATCGATTCCCGACCATGTCGCCGAAGCATCCGCATTGACATCTGATGCAAACACCAGCGAGAAACCGGCAAGCGACAACGACGAATCATCCCCCGCTGATTCACCTGGCGATGACGCAGCAAACGAAAGTGCTGCTGAACCACTTGCCACCGGAGGAAACCCCGCGGCCGTTGCCGTGGCTCAGCCTCAAACTCAGACTGCAAAGGCACAAGCCACGTCGGTCACTCACGCCATGCAATCGCTCGAACGAGCCGATCGCTTGGTCCAGGACGCTCAATCCATCCGGCCGATGGCTCAGCCCACTCGCGCCATCCCTGATTCGCTGTCCTCCGTTCGCACCACGCAATCACAGCAAGAGTTGTCTGATCTTTGCGCACGACTGAGAGCCGAACGATTTCCACATGCCCCCATCAACGGCACGCTTGTGATGGTGGATTCGCGAATGATCGCCGAAAGCGGTTCTTCGCCTGGTGAATCCGGCCGAAAAATCGGACGAGCGATCCGTCGCGATCTCGATCAGATGCAATCCGAATTGGGAATCGCCAGCCCAGTCACGATGATGATCGCCGAGAACGACCATCCCGACGACTACAAGGAATTGCAACGACGTCTGCGGATGGTGGAACAACAATCGTCCGTGGCGTTGGGCAAACCATTTGTCTCGGAAGAAATCCCCACGGGCGAAGCAATGAATCAATTGGCGAATGACACGATTCGAGAGATCGAAAATCGTGTCAAGCAGGTTTTCCAAGTCCCTCGTTCGTTGACCCAACCTCAAAATCACCGCTTGGTTCGCGTTCTAATCCAATGTCGTCGTTGGCGATCCTCGCTGCGAAGCCTGATGGTCGAAAGCTGCGCAGCCAATCCGGTCGACATGTCGTCTTCGCATTCCGGAGGCGTTTCGGAAGTGAACGCACCGATCGTCAGCGGCCTGTTTGTCGCGTCACCAGGCGATCGTTCGTCCAAGAGTAACGGTTCGAAGGGATACTTCTTCGAGTCCGTCGTCGCACACATGATCGATCAACAAAACCATCTGACTTGGACATCGGAAGAACGCCAAGCCTGGCGACGTCACCAACGATTCGCGACGTCTCTGATGGTGGTCACCGGAATCTTGATTGCACTGTTTCTCAGCCAGCTTTGGATGTTGCTGCGTCCCATCGTTTTGGCTTGA
- the tssA gene encoding type VI secretion system protein TssA: MTIADLSTLTAPVSPDSPSGVSLEYDARFVEMTRLAEGTREQQYGKTVIAAQPPDWRAIHQLAIEMASETRDLRLAVLLVESLTHLKGLDGLTEAMTLLRDWVRDHWDDVHPQLDPEDNNDPFIRINALGRLCEPERLPSMIGRMTLVESLPHVVVTLNDVRRSRGESNATSSADSPTPMEVEAAFLAMPVAELRHRYEICQQAENALRETVDFLEQHLGTGIWETKELSSCLSACGQLFKTHLRQRLSVSDAAVKDVSGDECEPAASHDTSNEWDSEDVDESIVSLSRIRVQSREEAAQALDAATRYFELHEPSSPVPLLLRRARRMINQDFVDIIRELAPDALSQAINLAGQFED; this comes from the coding sequence ATGACCATTGCCGACCTCTCAACGCTAACCGCCCCCGTGTCTCCGGACTCGCCTTCGGGCGTGAGTCTTGAGTACGACGCACGGTTTGTTGAGATGACCCGGTTGGCAGAAGGCACTCGAGAACAGCAGTACGGAAAGACCGTCATTGCGGCTCAACCACCGGATTGGCGAGCCATTCACCAACTAGCGATCGAGATGGCGAGCGAAACTCGCGATCTCCGGTTGGCGGTTCTCTTGGTCGAAAGCCTGACGCATCTGAAGGGTCTCGACGGTCTGACTGAGGCGATGACGCTTCTCCGCGATTGGGTTCGCGACCATTGGGACGACGTTCATCCACAACTGGATCCCGAAGACAACAACGATCCATTCATACGAATCAATGCCCTGGGTCGTCTTTGTGAGCCAGAGCGATTGCCATCGATGATCGGGCGGATGACGCTGGTCGAGTCGCTGCCTCATGTGGTGGTGACACTCAACGATGTGCGTCGATCGCGTGGCGAGTCCAATGCGACCTCGTCCGCGGATTCTCCCACACCGATGGAAGTGGAAGCCGCCTTTTTGGCGATGCCCGTTGCCGAACTTCGACATCGCTACGAAATCTGCCAACAAGCAGAAAACGCACTGCGAGAGACGGTGGACTTCCTGGAACAGCATCTGGGCACCGGGATTTGGGAAACCAAAGAATTATCATCCTGCCTTTCCGCGTGCGGCCAATTGTTCAAGACACATCTGCGACAGCGTTTGTCCGTTTCGGATGCCGCGGTCAAAGATGTCAGCGGCGATGAATGCGAGCCAGCCGCTTCTCACGACACTTCCAATGAGTGGGACTCTGAAGACGTTGACGAGTCGATCGTCAGCCTCAGTCGCATTCGGGTTCAATCTCGCGAAGAAGCTGCCCAGGCACTCGACGCGGCGACGAGGTACTTCGAGTTGCATGAACCGTCCAGCCCCGTGCCGCTCTTGCTGCGTCGGGCTCGCCGGATGATCAACCAAGACTTCGTTGACATCATTCGAGAACTTGCACCTGACGCACTCTCGCAAGCAATCAATTTAGCGGGTCAGTTTGAAGACTAA